One genomic region from Ptychodera flava strain L36383 chromosome 5, AS_Pfla_20210202, whole genome shotgun sequence encodes:
- the LOC139132736 gene encoding E3 ubiquitin-protein ligase TRIM71-like, with protein sequence MDSVLDIVQKEEQEVSQGQETKCEFCEESSATTFCLECPQYFCDDCGRKVHKLESLKDHHVLSVENYESEKGKGSQNYKRPDYCKTHQKQELRFYCDKCKIPICVECTVIDHPSPKHSCRCLMEVSAECCKKLTKMIAILRDKAQERRKCGFAHYNGGSLGRPVVPRRPVTVKLRRPDGAKRTLDVVDNGDCTHTVTVCGKHAGVYQVIVLVDYQEIPGSPFDILVIKGLVKLLGMKGNDVGEFNGPAGLTLTNDGDVAVVDPKNTRIQILDVDGNWKKMFEYDDIQVEFQPTDIAVSKDGRYFVTDAKNTQVVVSDENGQWLSCFGETELKYPRGIAISPLDGAVFVTDWDGKVLATQARRNTA encoded by the exons ATGGACTCAGTCCTGGATATCGTGCAGAAGGAGGAACAGGAAGTTTCGCAGGGGCAGGAAACTAAGTGCGAATTTTGTGAGGAATCGTCGGCAACCACATTCTGCTTAGAATGCCCTCAATATTTCTGCGACGACTGTGGTCGAAAGGTCCACAAACTAGAGAGTTTAAAGGACCATCACGTTCTCTCAGTGGAGAATTACGAATCAGAGAAGGGGAAAGGTTCTCAAAATTATAAAAGACCTGATTATTGCAAAACCCATCAGAAACAGGAGCTGAGGTTCTACTGTGACAAGTGCAAGATCCCCATCTGTGTGGAATGCACAGTAATTGACCACCCCAGTCCAAAGCACAGCTGCCGGTGCCTTATGGAAGTATCAGCAGAATGTTGTAAGAAACTCACCAAAATGATAGCGATATTGAGAGACAAAGCACAAGAG AGGAGAAAGTGTGGATTTGCTCATTACAACGGCGGATCGCTTGGAAGACCCGTCGTTCCACGAAGACCGGTGACAGTGAAATTGAGAAGACCGGACGGAGCAAAGCGAACTCTTGATGTCGTTGACAACGGAGATTGCACACACACTGTAACTGTATGCGGAAAGCATGCTGGTGTGTATCAAGTGATAGTGTTGGTAGACTATCAGGAAATTCCAGGGTCCCCCTTTGACATTCTCGTCATCAAGGGTTTGGTAAAGTTGTTAGGAATGAAGGGGAATGATGTTGGTGAATTCAATGGCCCCGCTGGTCTCACATTGACCAACGACGGCGACGTTGCGGTCGTCGATCCAAAGAACACAAGAATACAAATTCTTGACGTCGATggaaattggaagaaaatgttTGAGTATGATGATATCCAGGTTGAATTTCAACCGACGGACATTGCGGTATCTAAGGACGGCAGGTACTTCGTGACAGACGCGAAGAATACTCAGGTTGTAGTCAGTGACGAGAACGGGCAATGGCTCAGTTGCTTCGGAGAGACTGAGCTGAAGTACCCAAGAGGCATCGCCATCAGCCCGCTGGATGGAGCTGTCTTCGTGACAGACTGGGATGGCAAGGTACTGGCGACACAAGCAAGGAGGAACACTGCATAA